AAGAAGTAGGTTATATAAgttggcaaaagatcaaatacaaataatcttaacatactaaacatacaaattgaaggaaaacccaaaaagacaaggtggcatttttgtaattaccaccaactatcaaagttacaaccaaaaatacctaaaaaaacacaaattttttttttaacattttttattaaaaaatcgctacatttcgttagcaaaaaaaaaaaaaaaatttttttttggctgctactaaaagtagcgattttttaataaaaaatgttaaaaaaataaaataaaataaaataatttgtgtgtttttttttttatttttttagatttttgtaggttttttggggggtttagtttttagcattttagcttggggtggggggtggggtttaggttttttttttttttggggggggggggggttaggtttttttaggttttttttttggggggggggggggtttaggtttttttggaggtgggggagtggttaggtttttttaggtatatttgtagagtaactttgatagttattgataattacaaaaatgccaccttgtctttttgagttttccttcaatttgtatgtttagtatgttaagattatttgtacaagaactttaccctatgtAAGTTAACTTGAGTGTGAAGGTCTTACTTTTTAGTAATATTTGGGGACTTGTTAGGGCCTGGTGTTGAATTTACATCCCTAATAAAAAGTTGATCTGGTAAGAGAGAATGCAATCTGTAAACACTTGTAAACTCTTCGGTTAGCGAGTAGGGTACCCCATGATTTTCGGGTTTCTTTAGCCCTACAAGACCTCCCAAAATAGATCCTCCAACATGCCCAAATGTGTCCTTGAATCTTTTCCCCAATAGCCCATACCTTTATATATCAAATTTCAACAAAATGTTAGTAAATATGCTTGATTTCAAGAATGTAACTAACACATAAGACCAGGTCAATGAAAGTAAGTGATTACCAGTTAGCTCTCATTCCAGCAACAAGCATGTCGGTTTTGAGAAGCTCGACGGTCCAATCTATGGTGTGGATCTTTGCAATCACCGCAGAAGTTACTAGTCTTGCGTGGTGATACAGTTTTTTATCATCCAAATAAGGATATTCTTTCTGATTGGTATAAGTATATTGTAAGTGAGAAATGCTACTAGCTGGTAAatttaaaaataaccacttgaTTGTCTTGtctacacacatatatatataccttTAAGGCGTCACATACGGCATTGTGCTCGTGGATGAAGAGGGCTTGCAGTGTTGACACCCCGATCCAATTGTTACGAATGTCGCCTGAGATGGGCAATCCATCGTTGTCGTGTTGGAGGAGGCCATCTTCTGCAATCTTTAGCTTTCCGTTTATGAATGTTCTAACACGATGCGCAGCCTTTGGGTGGTTTCCATATATCACACTCCCGTCCCTGTAcgattatattatatatatggtAACCCTGATTATCATGcatccaaaatattattataattaaaacTATAATATCGTTAATTAGAGCATTCACAATAGGATGTTGTTTCTCGTTTTTAGCCTCCAAAAAACACCACATCATCATTGGGTTTTACTATTGTGGAACTAGTTATCGTTACTAAATTAAACCACATGTTGCATTAAAAGTAAAATTTACtagttattattaataatatgTTGAAAATCATACCACCAAGGAGTTCTGATGTTACGATAACCTTTCTTAATGTCAGAAAGACCAGTATCAAATTCTTTTGTCTTGTAGAACATGAAGGATTTGAGAGGGCATCCACTGGCTACTTCCGTTGGCGCCTTAAGCTCCTCAATCTGTAATTTAAATCATACATGTTGGTACTTCAATTTATCCTTCTATATCATAAGATTATATAATATTGATTAATCGAACCTGTTTTGTATCTTCGAGGTGATCAATCCAATCATGAATCATAAACTGAATCCATGAAGCAGCAATCATGTTGAACTGCTTTCCGGTGTCTATAAGTTGTTTACGTGCTAGAAGCTTTGTTGCTATCACCATCGGATCTGGTTTCAATACCTGCACAAAACTACAGCTTAATACATCTCTCTCACTTTACATTAAAACTTCTCTACGATATTCTATATGAAGTTTATTTAACTGATTTAGTCAATTCCAATAATACTAACATTAATT
Above is a window of Helianthus annuus cultivar XRQ/B chromosome 14, HanXRQr2.0-SUNRISE, whole genome shotgun sequence DNA encoding:
- the LOC110904035 gene encoding alpha-dioxygenase 1 isoform X2, coding for MVIATKLLARKQLIDTGKQFNMIAASWIQFMIHDWIDHLEDTKQIEELKAPTEVASGCPLKSFMFYKTKEFDTGLSDIKKGYRNIRTPWWDGSVIYGNHPKAAHRVRTFINGKLKIAEDGLLQHDNDGLPISGDIRNNWIGVSTLQALFIHEHNAVCDALKKEYPYLDDKKLYHHARLVTSAVIAKIHTIDWTVELLKTDMLVAGMRANWYGLLGKRFKDTFGHVGGSILGGLVGLKKPENHGVPYSLTEEFTSVYRLHSLLPDQLFIRDVNSTPGPNKSPNITKKLDMINLIGKNGEKQLSEIGLLAQMVSMGHQACGALELFNYPVWLRKIAPQNVDGTDRPDHIDLASLEIYRDRERKVARYNEFRRSLFLIPISKWEDLTEDKEAIATLREVYGDDVEQLDLLVGMMAEKKIKGFAISETAFVIFLIMASRRLQADKYFTSDFNEDVYTKKGLEWVNTTESLKDVLDRHYPEMTDRWMNSTSAFSVWDAAPEPHNPIPIYFRLPK